Part of the Candidatus Tanganyikabacteria bacterium genome, CATCAGGCGGGGCTGCAATGCAGCCCCGCCGGGTTCATGCGTCCTAATTGCCCTCGGCTCACGCAACCTTCACTGCCGGGGCGCCCGATTCTTGCTCGGACGCGGCGCCAGATTGTTGGCCGTGACAATCTCATCCACTCGGCTGATCGCGGCGAACCAGGTCTCGTCGCGGTTGAGAAGGTAGCGTGCACGCAGGCAAGCCCTGGCTACTACCTGCCGGGCCCGCTCTGGATTCGCGTTCCAGGTTCTCGCGATGGCCTCGAACGTCTCGGCTCTCGCTAGACGACGAACCAAGGCGTCGAGCTCTCGGTCCTTCAAGAACTTCTCCAAGGCTGCCAGGATCCCTATCGGGCCCTCTCGGAGGGCTGAGTCGAGGCACGGCGGTAGTCGCGGTGGGCGGGAGCCCGAGAGGACGGCGTGAGGATCGAGTCCCAGCCTGCCAAGAGCCTTCTCGATGGCAAGCACCGTCGGCTCGGCGATGCCCATGACGCGGAGGAGGTCCGCCCGCGAGGCGCCTTGCAGATCCGCGACGCATCGGTATCCATGGAGCGACAGGACCTCGATGGCCAGCTTCGTCAGCCCAAGGGAAGAAACCAAGACATCCCCAATCTCGCTTCCCATCGACGTCGATCCCCGGAAGGTGGCGTGCATGTTTTTGGAACGGCGCTGACGACTACTGCCCCGCGTTCTTCCTGGGGCGACCGCCCTTCTTCCCGTTCTCGCGGGCGGCCTTTGCCGTGGCCTCGGACTTGATTCGCGCCAAGTCGCGGTTTACGGCCCGGCGAAGCGCCCTCTTCCATTCTGGGCTACCCAGGAGATCCAGGACCAATCCGGCCACCGAGATGTCCATGTCGATCCTGGGCCAGGTGATGGCGTTGCCCGAGGGCGACAATTCCACAGCGGCAAGTTCCTCGGGCGACGCCCCTTTCAACTCCCACAGAGAGTCGGCGTTGAAGCCAACCCGCGTGTCGTTCGACAGCCGAAGATCGAACGACCGGGTCTCGGGCTCGAACACGATCGACTTAGCAGTCGGCTCCTCGGTCTTTGGCTGCCGATCGGCCGCTTCGATCTGAGTCAGAACGTCGGCCTCTGTCAGGGCCGCATGGCTGGGCCTACCGGATGTGGCCATTGAACTTCCTCCAGACCTCCAGGCACTCGGCTTGGTACTTGTCGACCAGGAACACGGCTTTCACCTTGTCCTGGAGTGCCATTGGACACTTCTCATCCCAGTAAGACGGCGGGGTCTCGTCGTCCCCCATCTTCACGCGGATCTCGCCGCCCCCCTTGATTACGTGGACGTGGGGAGGGTTGTGCTTGCCGCGGGTGTTCACCTTGATCGTGAACCCGGCCTCGCGTTTCACGGTTGGCATGGGCCATAGTAACCCTGCGGCTGGGTTCACGCAACCGGCAAGAATACCGATGTCGTCACGGACCGACAGCCGGGCTCTCATGCGGCCCCAGGGATGACGCCGAACCTGCCCGGATTCGAACTCGGCTTCCGGCCGAAAACGCAGGAATCCAGGCGGTTTGAGAGCCATGGCCCGTGCGGGGAGACGAGCTCGCGATGGCGGCGCCCGCCCGCCATGACCAAGGTAAGGAGCCGCCTTCGAGCTCAAGAGTCGAGGTGGCCGGATTCGAACCGACGACATCCTGCTCCCAAAACACCGGAACCCGGTCTTTCCTGAACTGCCGTGAATCGGCCCGCCGGTCTAAAATGCTTGCAATTGGCCGATTTGTATGGTTCCATGTTGTTCAGGGGAGTTCACGCTAGACCGAGTGGTTTGGTACCTAATTGGTACCTAGAACCACCTGCCAGGAGGACAGGGTGCCGACCGCGAACATCACCGCCCAGTGGGTCGAGCGGCTCAAGCCGCCGCTCGCTGGCCAGATCGACTACTTCGATGAGAAACTCGGCGGGTTCGGCGTCCGCGTCGGCGTGTCGGGTGCCAGGTCATGGTTCGTCCACTTTCGGCGGGCCGGCGAAACACGCAAGCAGCGGCTCACCATCGGCCAGTACCCGACCCTGACCTTGGCCGAGGCCCGCGACCGCGCCGCCGAAATCCTGCTCCGGGCCAAGCGGGGCGAGGATCTAGTTGGCGAAAGGAAGGCCGAGAAGGGCTCCCCGACATTCGAGGGCGTGGCACGAGAATACCTCGACCGGCATGCGGCGAAGAAACGCACGGCCGAGGAGCAGCGCCGCATCCTGGAAAGGCACGTCATTCAGGCCTGGAGCAGCAAGAAGGCCAAGGATGTATCTCGCGCCGACGTGATCCGGCTGGTCGAGGCCATCGCCGACCGCGGCGCGCCGGTGATGGCCAACCGCACGCTCAACCTCATCGGGCGCGTATTCCGGTGGGGCATGCGGCGCGGCCTGGTCGAGGCGAATCCGGCCGCCTTGGTCGAGGCTCCGGGCGAGGAGCGCGAGCGGGACCGGGTGCTGGCCGACGACGAGATCCGCGCCGTCTGGCTCGCAGCCAGCGATGACGCAGGCCAAGTGGGGCACCTCATCAAGCTCGCATTGCTGACCGGTCAGCGGCGCGGCGAGCTAGAGCGGATGCGCTGGGCCGACCTCGACCTGCAAAGTCGCTGGTGGACGATTCCGGCCGAGTTTACGAAGAACAGGCAGGCGCACCGCGTCCCGCTTTCCGCGACCGTTCTCGCCATTCTGCGTGCGGTCCAGGCCGCAGCGGACGGCCGCGAGTGGGAGAGCGAGTGGGTGTTCCCGTCGCGAATCGGCCGCGGGCGGGCGCCAATCGCCAACATTCAGAAGCGCGTCGAGGCGGTCCGCAAGGCCGCCGGGGACGGCGACTGGCACTTCCACGATTTCCGGCGCACCGCGGCGACACGGCTCGGGTTGCTCGGCGTGCCGAGATTCGTCATCGGCAAGGTGCTCAACCACACCAGCCTCACGGAGTCTGGCCTGGCGAGAGTGACGGCCGTGTACGACCGGTACGAGTACGACGCCGAGAAGCGCGAGGCCCTCGACCGGTGGGCGGGTGCGCTGGCGGCGATCTTGCAGGGCAAGCCAGCTAAGATCAGGGAATTGCGCGTCGAGCGAGCGGGAGCCGCGACGCTGAAGGGAGCCGCCAGATGAGCCCTCGTGACAAGCTGCATCGCCTGGTCGATCAGGTGCCGGAAGCCGACGTACATGCCGCAGAGGTATTCCTGGAGTTCTTGCGGCAGCGCCAGGATCCGGTCCGGGCGGCTTTCGAGGCCGCGCCCGAGGACGACGAGCCGTTGAGCGCCGAGGACGTCGCCAGCCTTGACGAGGCCAAGGCCGACATCGCCGCCGGGAGGTTCATCACGGCTGAAGACGCCAAGCGGCGGCTGCTGGGGTGAGCTGGACCTACGTCCTCTCGCGGAAGGCCGAAAAGGATCTTGAGCGGCTGGACGTGACGCTTCGCCGGAGGATCTTCGAGGCCCTCGACCGGTTGGCGGGCGAGGCGGCGAACGCAAAGATCAAGAAACTGAAAGGCAGGCCGGATTTCAGCTTACGCGTCGGGGATTGGCGCGTGCTTCTGGCGCTGAGGCAATCGCAGGACGTCATCGATGTTCTTCGGGTCCGGCCGAGGGGGAAGGCTTACGAATGAGCCGGGCAAGCGTCCTGCTTCCGGCCCCGAACACCTGGCGCGATTCG contains:
- a CDS encoding type II toxin-antitoxin system RelE/ParE family toxin: MSWTYVLSRKAEKDLERLDVTLRRRIFEALDRLAGEAANAKIKKLKGRPDFSLRVGDWRVLLALRQSQDVIDVLRVRPRGKAYE
- a CDS encoding DUF4160 domain-containing protein; its protein translation is MPTVKREAGFTIKVNTRGKHNPPHVHVIKGGGEIRVKMGDDETPPSYWDEKCPMALQDKVKAVFLVDKYQAECLEVWRKFNGHIR
- a CDS encoding tyrosine-type recombinase/integrase; this translates as MPTANITAQWVERLKPPLAGQIDYFDEKLGGFGVRVGVSGARSWFVHFRRAGETRKQRLTIGQYPTLTLAEARDRAAEILLRAKRGEDLVGERKAEKGSPTFEGVAREYLDRHAAKKRTAEEQRRILERHVIQAWSSKKAKDVSRADVIRLVEAIADRGAPVMANRTLNLIGRVFRWGMRRGLVEANPAALVEAPGEERERDRVLADDEIRAVWLAASDDAGQVGHLIKLALLTGQRRGELERMRWADLDLQSRWWTIPAEFTKNRQAHRVPLSATVLAILRAVQAAADGREWESEWVFPSRIGRGRAPIANIQKRVEAVRKAAGDGDWHFHDFRRTAATRLGLLGVPRFVIGKVLNHTSLTESGLARVTAVYDRYEYDAEKREALDRWAGALAAILQGKPAKIRELRVERAGAATLKGAAR
- a CDS encoding DUF2442 domain-containing protein, with translation MATSGRPSHAALTEADVLTQIEAADRQPKTEEPTAKSIVFEPETRSFDLRLSNDTRVGFNADSLWELKGASPEELAAVELSPSGNAITWPRIDMDISVAGLVLDLLGSPEWKRALRRAVNRDLARIKSEATAKAARENGKKGGRPRKNAGQ